A window of Castanea sativa cultivar Marrone di Chiusa Pesio chromosome 1, ASM4071231v1 contains these coding sequences:
- the LOC142634151 gene encoding uncharacterized protein LOC142634151, translating into MEERWQEKDSALAITIVWALWTNKNDICHGGLRKNGKQIFHWCTQYLDEYWAATAIPIKYNLPLESRWVPPFDLFYKVNVDGAVFSSQKQAGIGVIIRDSQGNLIVGLSKKLNAPLGAIEAEAKAFEEGIVFACDVGIQNFVVEGDCLAIVQALCDVSPAPLSVAPLVYGTMPATYGSQCVNFSHVQWQGNRSALLLAKNALGIDDYVASIEESLFS; encoded by the coding sequence ATGGAGGAAAGGTGGCAAGAAAAAGATTCAGCTTTGGCCATTACTATTGTGTGGGCTCTTTGGACTAACAAGAATGATATTTGCCATGGTGGTTTGAGAAAGAATGGAAAACAGATTTTTCATTGGTGTACACAGTATCTTGATGAGTATTGGGCTGCCACAGCTAttccaattaaatataatttgcCTTTGGAGTCGAGATGGGTGCCTCCATTTGATTTATTCTACAAGGTTAATGTGGATGGGGCAGTTTTCTCAAGTCAGAAACAAGCTGGGATCGGTGTGATTATAAGAGATAGTCAAGGAAATTTAATTGTTGGTTTAAGCAAGAAGCTGAACGCACCTTTGGGAGCCATTGAAGCCGAAGCCAAAGCTTTTGAAGAGGGTATAGTTTTTGCATGTGATGTTGGCATTCAGAACTTTGTAGTGGAGGGTGACTGTTTGGCTATTGTCCAGGCTCTTTGTGATGTTTCTCCAGCACCTTTGTCAGTTGCTCCTCTAGTATATGGAACGATGCCTGCAACCTATGGATCACAATGTGTAAATTTTTCCCATGTTCAATGGCAAGGCAATAGGTCTGCCCTTCTTTTAGCTAAAAATGCTTTAGGCATTGATGATTATGTTGCTTCGATTGAAGAGTCCTTGTTTTCTTGA